A portion of the Polaribacter cellanae genome contains these proteins:
- a CDS encoding tyrosine-type recombinase/integrase yields MNDYRSYLQKESYGLTTIESYTKGAENFVKWCKRNHTTPDLIDYKTFLKYIKYLQRKNTTKKTIKHKIGTLKIYFKYLLSENYRIDNPIENINIKGVKRTINYNVLEADELEDLYYSYETENIKDSYHKLTAKRNKIIVGLLVYQGLNTSELIKLEIQDLQLYKGKIYIKSGARSNARTLELKSWQVIELLEYVKEIREEIKLKWNMENERLFIPNNARLGNTIQFILKKLKKINHKVNNGNQIRASVITNWLKQYNLRQVQVLAGHRYISSTERYLQDDLESLHEIVNNFHPIS; encoded by the coding sequence ATGAATGATTATAGAAGTTATTTACAGAAAGAAAGTTACGGTTTAACAACGATAGAAAGTTACACAAAAGGAGCAGAAAACTTTGTAAAATGGTGCAAGAGAAATCATACAACTCCAGATCTAATAGATTACAAAACATTTTTAAAATACATCAAATATTTACAAAGAAAAAATACCACAAAAAAGACAATAAAGCATAAAATAGGAACCTTAAAAATATACTTTAAATATCTGTTATCAGAAAATTATAGAATAGACAATCCAATAGAAAATATCAATATTAAAGGTGTAAAAAGAACCATCAATTACAACGTATTAGAAGCAGACGAATTAGAAGATTTATACTATTCTTACGAAACTGAAAACATCAAAGACAGCTATCATAAATTAACAGCAAAACGTAATAAAATAATAGTTGGTTTATTAGTCTATCAAGGTTTAAATACAAGTGAACTCATCAAACTAGAAATTCAAGATTTACAGCTATACAAAGGAAAAATTTATATAAAAAGTGGTGCAAGAAGTAACGCAAGAACCTTAGAATTAAAATCGTGGCAAGTCATAGAATTATTAGAATATGTAAAAGAAATTAGAGAAGAAATAAAGTTAAAATGGAACATGGAAAATGAACGATTATTTATACCAAACAATGCAAGATTAGGAAATACAATCCAATTTATTTTAAAGAAATTAAAAAAGATAAATCATAAAGTAAATAATGGAAATCAAATACGAGCTTCAGTAATTACAAACTGGTTAAAACAATACAATTTAAGACAAGTACAGGTTTTAGCTGGACATCGTTATATAAGTTCAACAGAAAGATACTTACAAGACGATTTAGAAAGTTTACACGAAATCGTTAACAACTTCCATCCAATCTCATAG
- a CDS encoding type II toxin-antitoxin system RelE/ParE family toxin, with translation MSYSIKLLPIVHTDLKKAKKWYNKEREGLGEEFKIEVNKEIDYIGEYPQHYQRKYKELRQSLVTRFPYAIFYLVEEQQKRIVIFGVLHTRRNPEIARKRMKK, from the coding sequence ATGAGTTATAGCATTAAATTACTCCCAATTGTACACACAGATTTAAAAAAAGCAAAAAAGTGGTACAACAAAGAAAGAGAAGGATTAGGAGAAGAATTTAAAATAGAAGTCAATAAAGAGATAGATTATATTGGAGAATATCCACAACATTATCAAAGAAAATACAAAGAATTACGACAATCTTTAGTCACTCGTTTTCCTTATGCAATTTTTTATTTAGTGGAAGAACAGCAAAAACGAATTGTAATTTTTGGAGTTTTACACACAAGAAGAAATCCAGAAATAGCAAGAAAAAGAATGAAGAAATAA
- a CDS encoding helix-turn-helix domain-containing protein — protein MSFSKRLSELRKQHKFSQSELATKVGIHNNVLGRYERGEANPSIEVATKLSDVLGVSLDYLVGKTDLLLDDTIVDKILTIQQLPTEDKEHILFAIDALLRDAKARATYSK, from the coding sequence ATGAGTTTTTCTAAAAGATTGTCGGAGTTACGTAAACAGCATAAGTTCTCGCAAAGTGAGTTAGCCACTAAAGTGGGTATTCACAACAATGTATTAGGACGTTATGAACGTGGAGAAGCTAACCCATCTATTGAGGTAGCCACTAAACTTTCTGACGTTTTAGGTGTTTCTTTAGATTATTTGGTAGGGAAAACAGACTTACTTTTGGATGATACTATTGTAGATAAAATTCTAACCATACAACAGCTTCCTACTGAAGATAAAGAACATATTCTTTTTGCTATTGATGCGCTTTTAAGAGATGCTAAAGCTAGAGCGACGTATTCTAAATAA
- a CDS encoding tyrosine-type recombinase/integrase, with product MKKLKLQNESYRLFVANYKEWLDILGYAESTVYYLPNHLQEFFYYLEQNHIKNINQITTKTVKNYYNYLQERANERQSGGLSKSYLNKHQQALKKFKEYLTNHNHTGINIHLKSEKNPTEEKLNILTQSEIKELFKATEFSHTETKFKLRDKAILVVLYSCGLRRNEAVHLNTNDIFFDKERIFVRKGKNYKERFVPINRKNAELLEDYIFEARLQFKDAYLSEALFISKRGTRLNGMSLANRLQKIVQATNNKEIAEKRITLHTLRHSIATHLLQHEVKLENIKTFLGHSSLESTQIYTHLLKTLENE from the coding sequence ATGAAGAAACTAAAATTACAAAACGAGAGTTATAGACTATTTGTTGCCAATTATAAAGAATGGTTAGACATTTTAGGCTATGCAGAAAGTACAGTCTATTACTTGCCAAACCACTTACAAGAGTTCTTCTATTATCTGGAACAAAACCACATTAAAAACATCAATCAAATTACTACTAAAACCGTAAAAAATTATTACAATTATCTGCAAGAAAGAGCCAACGAAAGACAAAGTGGAGGATTAAGTAAAAGCTATTTAAACAAACATCAACAAGCCTTAAAAAAGTTCAAAGAATATTTGACTAACCACAATCATACAGGAATAAATATCCATTTAAAATCAGAGAAAAACCCAACAGAAGAAAAGCTAAATATCTTAACACAATCAGAAATAAAAGAACTTTTTAAAGCAACAGAATTTAGCCATACAGAAACTAAATTTAAATTAAGAGACAAAGCTATTTTAGTCGTTTTATACAGTTGTGGATTAAGAAGAAATGAAGCTGTACATCTAAATACGAATGATATATTTTTTGATAAAGAAAGAATATTTGTTAGAAAAGGGAAGAATTATAAAGAGCGTTTTGTTCCTATAAACAGAAAGAATGCAGAACTATTAGAAGATTATATTTTTGAAGCAAGATTGCAATTTAAAGATGCATATTTAAGTGAAGCCTTATTTATTAGTAAGAGAGGAACTCGTTTAAATGGAATGAGTTTAGCCAACAGATTACAGAAAATAGTACAAGCCACCAACAACAAAGAAATAGCAGAAAAGAGAATCACACTTCACACATTAAGACACTCAATTGCAACTCATTTATTGCAACACGAAGTAAAGTTAGAAAACATCAAAACTTTTTTAGGCCATAGTTCTTTAGAATCTACACAAATTTACACACACTTGCTTAAAACACTTGAAAATGAATGA
- a CDS encoding addiction module protein produces the protein MEQKLYICYAKNTTVMDLQLRKYNFIQQLVDVEKESIMATLERVLKQEKEEHQEISTAHKKELDNRLKSYKENPDDVLDWSAVKENW, from the coding sequence ATGGAACAAAAATTGTACATTTGTTATGCTAAAAACACGACAGTTATGGACTTGCAATTAAGAAAATACAATTTTATACAACAATTAGTTGATGTAGAAAAAGAAAGCATTATGGCTACTTTAGAACGTGTTTTAAAGCAAGAAAAAGAAGAACACCAAGAAATCTCAACTGCACACAAAAAAGAATTAGACAATCGTTTAAAAAGCTATAAAGAAAATCCTGATGATGTTTTAGATTGGTCAGCTGTAAAAGAAAATTGGTAA
- a CDS encoding REP-associated tyrosine transposase, translating into MSRKYKFHNKAGLYFASFATINWLDVFTRQVYFDVLADSVSYCRKEKGLELYCYCFMPSHIHFIFRSANEQPSELLRDFKRHTSKKVIESIESNPQESRKEWLLWMFKRAGKKNATTSKYQFWQHHNKPIELWSEKVIKQKIDYIHNNPVASGFVTDAIDWKYSSARNYQEDNTVLEIDDSGFLG; encoded by the coding sequence ATGAGTAGAAAATATAAATTCCATAATAAAGCAGGTTTATATTTTGCAAGTTTTGCGACTATAAATTGGTTAGATGTATTTACAAGACAAGTATATTTTGATGTTTTAGCAGACAGTGTAAGTTATTGTAGAAAAGAGAAAGGGCTAGAATTATATTGTTATTGTTTTATGCCAAGTCATATCCATTTTATCTTTAGAAGTGCTAACGAACAACCATCAGAATTATTAAGAGATTTTAAACGTCATACATCTAAAAAAGTCATAGAATCTATAGAAAGTAATCCACAAGAAAGTAGAAAAGAATGGTTATTATGGATGTTTAAAAGAGCAGGAAAAAAGAATGCAACTACCAGTAAATATCAGTTTTGGCAACATCATAATAAACCTATAGAATTGTGGAGCGAAAAAGTAATCAAACAAAAAATAGATTACATCCATAATAATCCAGTAGCAAGTGGTTTTGTAACGGATGCAATTGATTGGAAATACTCAAGTGCTAGAAATTATCAAGAAGATAATACTGTTTTAGAAATAGATGATTCAGGTTTTTTAGGGTAG
- a CDS encoding Imm44 family immunity protein has translation MEFNIGPEFSREFTFEEGRITYKLADKLNDFFKDKEYGERILKIYISVICVSKDFEAFCVVRPPKVLRNQPALEYELKLDFDTFKPASEEERKQLLVSKIFEVTKEVLMSKTIKGFEKEQFIEDLESYFKEQGYLEKSLS, from the coding sequence ATGGAATTTAATATAGGACCAGAATTTTCTAGAGAATTTACCTTTGAAGAAGGTAGGATAACATATAAGCTTGCAGATAAGTTAAATGATTTTTTTAAAGATAAAGAATACGGAGAAAGAATCCTTAAGATTTATATAAGTGTCATATGTGTATCCAAGGATTTTGAAGCATTTTGTGTAGTGCGTCCTCCTAAAGTATTAAGAAATCAACCAGCTTTAGAATATGAGCTAAAATTAGACTTTGATACTTTTAAGCCTGCAAGTGAAGAAGAAAGAAAACAATTATTAGTATCAAAAATATTTGAAGTTACTAAAGAGGTTTTAATGAGCAAGACTATAAAAGGTTTTGAAAAAGAACAATTTATAGAAGATTTAGAATCTTACTTTAAAGAACAAGGATATTTAGAGAAATCTTTATCATAA
- a CDS encoding helix-turn-helix domain-containing protein: MRAEKDISQGDLAKMINVHATHISRYERNLTSPTIDVAKKIADALEVSTDALIYGSNEQIINNKLNDEELLQLFHKVQKLDDENITSVKAMLKAFVFQKDIQKQLA, translated from the coding sequence ATACGTGCAGAGAAAGATATTTCGCAAGGAGACCTTGCTAAAATGATAAATGTACACGCAACACATATTTCAAGATATGAACGTAATTTAACATCACCAACTATTGATGTGGCTAAAAAGATTGCTGATGCGTTAGAAGTTTCTACAGATGCGCTTATTTACGGTTCTAACGAACAGATTATAAATAACAAACTAAATGATGAAGAACTATTACAATTATTTCATAAAGTGCAAAAGCTAGATGATGAAAATATTACAAGCGTAAAAGCAATGCTTAAAGCGTTTGTATTTCAAAAAGATATTCAAAAACAACTCGCATAA